In Pungitius pungitius chromosome 2, fPunPun2.1, whole genome shotgun sequence, a single window of DNA contains:
- the ints13 gene encoding integrator complex subunit 13 isoform X2 — protein sequence MKMFSVSHKTVFVVDHCPYMAESSRQQVECDVLTKSRAQGVIPLAPVSKSLWTCAVECSMEYCRILYDVYPLHKLINYIVSDSEFHILNSWRHEDQSTHELMSALAAVGPPNPREDPECCSILHGLVAAVESLCKITELQHERRTSLMDTAERVANRGRIICLTNTKSDTHVRMLEDCIQETILEQNKLAAGSDRLMAIQQCDLVLVHIHPQGEDTLVSDRPKKEISPLLTSEVHSVRAGRHLSTKLNILVQQHFDLASTTITNIPMKEEQHANTSANYDVELLHHRDAHLEFFKSGDLHMAGSSTRENGLKETITLKWCTPRTNSIELHYCTGAYRISPTDVNSRPSSCLTNFLLNGRSVLLEQPRKSGSKVISHMLSSHGGEIFLHVLNSNRSTLEDPPSISEGCGGRVTDYRITDFGEFMRENRLTPVSESSHDPSGKLPVERAKAQLERHTRYWPMIISQTTIFNMQAVVPLANLIVKETLSEEDVLTCQKTVYNLVDMERKNDPLPISTVGSRGKGPKRDEQYRIMWNELETLVKTHAGATDRHQRVLDCIVACRSKPPEEEERKKRGRKREEREDKSEKNGTKESDDKSWQESERLKGSLDKEEQESEVIKDSPDSPEPANKKPRLCTEEVQPPERAKGPVSLLTMWSNRITVANSRKHQEFVGRVSSVNNKFELYQQLKDENGMDVHENGKASR from the exons ATGAAGATGTTCTCGGTGTCTCACAAGACGGTCTTTGTGGTGGACCACTGTCCCTACATGGCAGAGTCAAGTCGACAGCAGGTGGAGTGTGACGTGCTGACGAAGAGTCGGGCTCAGGGGGTTATTCCCTTGGCTCCTGTGTCCAAGTCCCTGTGGACCTGTGCCGTGGAGTGCTCCATGGAGTACTGCCGGATCCTCTACGATGTGTATCCGCTGCACAAACTG atcAACTACATTGTGAGTGATTCCGAGTTCCACATCTTGAATAGCTGGAGGCACGAAGACCAGAGCACTCATGAG CTCATGTCGGCTCTCGCGGCTGTCGGGCCACCGAACCCACGCGAGGACCCTGAGTGTTGCAGCATCCTGCACGGGCTGGTCGCCGCCGTAGAGTCGTTGTGCAAGATCACCGAGCTGCAGCACGAGAGGCGCACCTCTCTGATGGACACGGCGGAGAGAGTCGCCAATAGGGGTCGTATAATATGCTTAACCAATACTAAAAG TGATACCCATGTCCGGATGTTGGAAGACTGCATCCAAGAAACTATTTTAGAACAAAACAAGCTGGCAGCAGGCTCCGATAG gCTGATGGCCATCCAGCAGTGTGACCTTGTCCTAGTTCACATCCACCCACAGGGTGAGGACACACTGGTGTCTGACCGGCCAAAGAAAGAG ATCTCGCCGCTGCTCACCAGCGAAGTTCACAGCGTCCGTGCCGGGCGGCACCTTTCCACCAAACTAAACATTCTGGTCCAGCAACATTTTGACTTGGCCTCCACCACCATAACAAACATCCCTATGAAG GAAGAGCAGCACGCCAACACGTCGGCCAATTATGACGTTGAGCTCCTGCATCACCGAGATGCTCACCTGGAGTTTTTCAAAAGTG GAGATTTGCACATGGCCGGCTCCAGCACTCGGGAAAATGGACTCAAAGAGACGATTACACTGAAATGGTGCACCCCACGAACGAACAGCATAG AACTGCATTACTGTACAGGGGCGTACCGCATCTCCCCCACAGACGTAAACAGTCGTCCCTCATCATGTTTAACCAACTTCCTCCTCAACG GTCGTTCGGTGCTACTCGAGCAGCCGAGGAagtcggggtcaaaggtcatcagcCACATGCTCAGCAGCCACGGCGGCGAGATCTTCCTGCACGTGCTCAACAGCAACCGCTCCACCCTGGAGGACCCGCCCTCCATCAGCGAGGGCTGTGGAGGCCGAGTGACCGACTACCGCATCACT gaTTTTGGTGAATTTATGAGGGAGAACCGGCTCACTCCTGTTTCAGAGTCTTCCCATGATCCCTCGGGGAAGCTACCAGTTGAGCGGGCCAAAGCTCAGCTGGAACGTCACACTCGATACTGGCCGATGATCATCTCCCAGACCACCATCTTCAACATGCAGGCA GTGGTTCCTTTGGCCAACCTGATAGTGAAAGAGACATTGTCTGAGGAGGACGTTCTGACCTGCCAGAAGACGGTTTACAACCTGGTGGACATGGAGAGGAAGAACGACCCTCTGCCCATTTCCACCGTGGGATCCAGAGGCAAAGGCCCCAAGAG AGATGAACAGTATCGTATCATGTGGAACGAGCTCGAGACATTAGTGAAAACTCACGCCGGGGCCACTGACCGACACCAGCGGGTACTGGACTGCATCGTCGCCTGTCGCAGCAAaccccccgaggaggaggagaggaagaagagagggaggaagagggaggagagggaagacaAATCAGAGAAGAATGGCACCAAGGAGTCTGATGACAAAAGCTGGCAGGAGTCTGAGAG GCTTAAAGGTTCGCTCGACAAAGAAGAGCAGGAGTCGGAGGTGATCAAGGATTCCCCCGACTCTCCGGAGCCGGCCAACAAGAAGCCGCGCCTGTGCACGGAGGAGGTTCAGCCTCCGGAGAGAGCAAAAG GTCCGGTCTCGCTCCTCACCATGTGGAGCAATCGCATCACCGTAGCCAATTCCAGGAAGCACCAGGAGTTTGTCGGGAGAGTGAGCTCCGTCAACAACAAGTTTGAGTTGTACCAGCAGCTCAAAGACGAAAACGG GATGGATGTTCATGAAAACGGTAAGGCCTCCAGATGA
- the ints13 gene encoding integrator complex subunit 13 isoform X1: MKMFSVSHKTVFVVDHCPYMAESSRQQVECDVLTKSRAQGVIPLAPVSKSLWTCAVECSMEYCRILYDVYPLHKLINYIVSDSEFHILNSWRHEDQSTHELMSALAAVGPPNPREDPECCSILHGLVAAVESLCKITELQHERRTSLMDTAERVANRGRIICLTNTKSDTHVRMLEDCIQETILEQNKLAAGSDRLMAIQQCDLVLVHIHPQGEDTLVSDRPKKEISPLLTSEVHSVRAGRHLSTKLNILVQQHFDLASTTITNIPMKPTLNVCDQEEQHANTSANYDVELLHHRDAHLEFFKSGDLHMAGSSTRENGLKETITLKWCTPRTNSIELHYCTGAYRISPTDVNSRPSSCLTNFLLNGRSVLLEQPRKSGSKVISHMLSSHGGEIFLHVLNSNRSTLEDPPSISEGCGGRVTDYRITDFGEFMRENRLTPVSESSHDPSGKLPVERAKAQLERHTRYWPMIISQTTIFNMQAVVPLANLIVKETLSEEDVLTCQKTVYNLVDMERKNDPLPISTVGSRGKGPKRDEQYRIMWNELETLVKTHAGATDRHQRVLDCIVACRSKPPEEEERKKRGRKREEREDKSEKNGTKESDDKSWQESERLKGSLDKEEQESEVIKDSPDSPEPANKKPRLCTEEVQPPERAKGPVSLLTMWSNRITVANSRKHQEFVGRVSSVNNKFELYQQLKDENGMDVHENGKASR; this comes from the exons ATGAAGATGTTCTCGGTGTCTCACAAGACGGTCTTTGTGGTGGACCACTGTCCCTACATGGCAGAGTCAAGTCGACAGCAGGTGGAGTGTGACGTGCTGACGAAGAGTCGGGCTCAGGGGGTTATTCCCTTGGCTCCTGTGTCCAAGTCCCTGTGGACCTGTGCCGTGGAGTGCTCCATGGAGTACTGCCGGATCCTCTACGATGTGTATCCGCTGCACAAACTG atcAACTACATTGTGAGTGATTCCGAGTTCCACATCTTGAATAGCTGGAGGCACGAAGACCAGAGCACTCATGAG CTCATGTCGGCTCTCGCGGCTGTCGGGCCACCGAACCCACGCGAGGACCCTGAGTGTTGCAGCATCCTGCACGGGCTGGTCGCCGCCGTAGAGTCGTTGTGCAAGATCACCGAGCTGCAGCACGAGAGGCGCACCTCTCTGATGGACACGGCGGAGAGAGTCGCCAATAGGGGTCGTATAATATGCTTAACCAATACTAAAAG TGATACCCATGTCCGGATGTTGGAAGACTGCATCCAAGAAACTATTTTAGAACAAAACAAGCTGGCAGCAGGCTCCGATAG gCTGATGGCCATCCAGCAGTGTGACCTTGTCCTAGTTCACATCCACCCACAGGGTGAGGACACACTGGTGTCTGACCGGCCAAAGAAAGAG ATCTCGCCGCTGCTCACCAGCGAAGTTCACAGCGTCCGTGCCGGGCGGCACCTTTCCACCAAACTAAACATTCTGGTCCAGCAACATTTTGACTTGGCCTCCACCACCATAACAAACATCCCTATGAAG CCCACATTAAATGTTTGCGACCAG GAAGAGCAGCACGCCAACACGTCGGCCAATTATGACGTTGAGCTCCTGCATCACCGAGATGCTCACCTGGAGTTTTTCAAAAGTG GAGATTTGCACATGGCCGGCTCCAGCACTCGGGAAAATGGACTCAAAGAGACGATTACACTGAAATGGTGCACCCCACGAACGAACAGCATAG AACTGCATTACTGTACAGGGGCGTACCGCATCTCCCCCACAGACGTAAACAGTCGTCCCTCATCATGTTTAACCAACTTCCTCCTCAACG GTCGTTCGGTGCTACTCGAGCAGCCGAGGAagtcggggtcaaaggtcatcagcCACATGCTCAGCAGCCACGGCGGCGAGATCTTCCTGCACGTGCTCAACAGCAACCGCTCCACCCTGGAGGACCCGCCCTCCATCAGCGAGGGCTGTGGAGGCCGAGTGACCGACTACCGCATCACT gaTTTTGGTGAATTTATGAGGGAGAACCGGCTCACTCCTGTTTCAGAGTCTTCCCATGATCCCTCGGGGAAGCTACCAGTTGAGCGGGCCAAAGCTCAGCTGGAACGTCACACTCGATACTGGCCGATGATCATCTCCCAGACCACCATCTTCAACATGCAGGCA GTGGTTCCTTTGGCCAACCTGATAGTGAAAGAGACATTGTCTGAGGAGGACGTTCTGACCTGCCAGAAGACGGTTTACAACCTGGTGGACATGGAGAGGAAGAACGACCCTCTGCCCATTTCCACCGTGGGATCCAGAGGCAAAGGCCCCAAGAG AGATGAACAGTATCGTATCATGTGGAACGAGCTCGAGACATTAGTGAAAACTCACGCCGGGGCCACTGACCGACACCAGCGGGTACTGGACTGCATCGTCGCCTGTCGCAGCAAaccccccgaggaggaggagaggaagaagagagggaggaagagggaggagagggaagacaAATCAGAGAAGAATGGCACCAAGGAGTCTGATGACAAAAGCTGGCAGGAGTCTGAGAG GCTTAAAGGTTCGCTCGACAAAGAAGAGCAGGAGTCGGAGGTGATCAAGGATTCCCCCGACTCTCCGGAGCCGGCCAACAAGAAGCCGCGCCTGTGCACGGAGGAGGTTCAGCCTCCGGAGAGAGCAAAAG GTCCGGTCTCGCTCCTCACCATGTGGAGCAATCGCATCACCGTAGCCAATTCCAGGAAGCACCAGGAGTTTGTCGGGAGAGTGAGCTCCGTCAACAACAAGTTTGAGTTGTACCAGCAGCTCAAAGACGAAAACGG GATGGATGTTCATGAAAACGGTAAGGCCTCCAGATGA
- the LOC119211016 gene encoding high affinity choline transporter 1-like: MAVNWPGLLSIGVFYVMILAMGVWASRKSKCEEKNSTGNRSEVTMVGGRNLNIWVSICTMTATWVGGGYILGNAEVVYDPTKGLVWAIGPLAFFMNFVIGALFFVKPIRSKKYVTLMDPFQEKYGNKLAAVLFIPALIGDILWVACVLGALGGTISVVMDISSMLAVCISAAVAVFYTLMGGLYAVAYTDVIQLGLMLVGLWLCVPFILANPSSANITVAAVTKLHQEPWIGSLQLEEAGRWVDDLLLLAIGGICYQAFYQRVLSTATDAQSKLTCYAGAVLCPILAVPSLIIGAVAASTNWNETSYGSPSPYEQGKAGMILPIALQHLCPFYVSLIGIGALAAAVMSSVDSALLSVASQLGRNVFKNVIYKGASEKLILVVVKGSILLCGIMGAGLAMTTKSVHLLWIVSADVVYSMMAPQVICTFFLSRRVNHYGACAGFVLSLLLRALVGEPTIGLPDVLPLPWDRMVDGRRYRLLPFRTAIMLVTMATILVVSRLALWLSEKGLLTAVGDAETDTPVKYTAPVRRHEEKETVRKSSLTPSS, translated from the exons ATGGCGGTTAACTGGCCAGGACTGCTGTCCATAGGCGTGTTTTACGTGATGATACTGGCCATGGGTGTCTGGGCATCCAGGAAGTCCAAATGTGAGGAGAAGAATAGCACCGGCAACCGCAGTGAAGTCACAATGGTTGGGGGGCGGAACTTAAACATCTGGGTCAGCATATGCACCATGAcag CCACTTGGGTGGGAGGAGGCTATATTTTGGGTAATGCTGAAGTGGTCTATGATCCAACAAAGGGGTTGGTGTGGGCCATTGGACCCCTTGCCTTTTTCATGAACTTTGTTATAG GTGCACTCTTCTTTGTGAAACCTATTCGGTCAAAGAAGTATGTCACCCTGATGGACCCATTTCAGGAGAAATACGGCAACAAATTGGCGGCCGTTCTATTCATTCCCGCTCTCATCGGCGATATCTTGTGGGTAGCATGTGTCCTTGGTGCGCTGG GAGGGACGATAAGCGTGGTCATGGACATCTCCTCCATGCTCGCCGTGTGCATCTCGGCCGCTGTGGCGGTCTTTTACACGTTAATGGGAGGACTCTACGCTGTGGCCTACACTGACGTCATCCAGCTCGGCTTGATGCTAGTTGGATTG TGGCTCTGCGTGCCTTTCATATTGGCAAACCCGTCCTCCGCCAACATCACTGTAGCCGCGGTGACCAAGCTGCACCAGGAGCCGTGGATCGGCAGCCTACAGCTGGAAGAAGCAGGCCGCTGGGTAGACGACCTACTGCTTTTG GCCATCGGAGGGATCTGCTACCAGGCTTTCTACCAGAGAGTCCTGTCCACAGCCACTGATGCGCAATCCAAACTCACCTGCTATGCTGGGGCAGTACTATGCCCAATTCTTGCCGTGCCATCCCTCATCATTGGGGCAGTAGCTGCATCGACAA ATTGGAACGAGACCAGCTACGGCTCCCCCAGCCCGTACGAACAAGGCAAAGCCGGGATGATCTTGCCAATCGCCCTTCAGCACCTTTGCCCATTTTACGTCTCACTGATCGGTATAGGAGCACTTGCTGCGGCTGTGATGTCCTCGGTTGACTCTGCCCTTCTCTCTGTCGCCTCCCAACTGGGTCGAAACGTCTTCAAGAATGTCATCTACAAAGGG GCTTCAGAGAAACTGATTCTTGTCGTGGTCAAAGGGTCAATCCTCCTGTGTGGAATAATGGGAGCGGGTCTGGCCATGACAACAAAGTCCGTTCACCTGCTCTGGATCGTCAGCGCGGACGTCGTTTATTCAATGATGGCTCCCCAGGTGATATGCACCTTCTTCTTATCTCGGAGGGTGAACCACTACGGCGCCTGTGCAGGCTTTGTGTTGTCTCTCCTGCTGCGGGCTCTGGTGGGAGAACCCACGATAGGCCTTCCTGACGTCCTGCCCCTGCCGTGGGACAGGATGGTGGACGGGCGCCGGTACCGCTTGCTCCCTTTCCGCACTGCAATCATGCTCGTCACCATGGCGACCATTTTGGTAGTGTCGCGCCTCGCCTTGTGGTTGTCTGAGAAGGGGCTGCTGACAGCAGTAGGTGACGCCGAAACCGACACGCCCGTGAAGTACACAGCACCGGTCCGAAGgcatgaggagaaggagactgTGAGGAAATCCTCACTGACCCCGTCCTCATGA
- the si:dkey-14d8.1 gene encoding zinc finger protein 329 — protein sequence MEKRSHTAGVGGSLPLSSLRLMASPLQLTYSYIWQVIRQRKVKQYGKVEEFVTMVTQTVPELISFKQTAQLVLGLRARIILDLLQKDGPPDSRAIQTLINKLKVSSSIGKDAEVEKSQTNFMVLVQNLLKNPAERKRFFQDVFPVQYGIKFDTALQALTASLVCKLEQVLPVPNLSQLGAMISADLSVLEACGGFIPDTRDLKTLLLHQQAKGLLGVKATVSSSVGNCVLSSLAFRPKPVEPPPPPPQEPPKQLEAVQTGPDSLSDTEDLGVMSDHPASPAEPAAAPQGQNQKSAGVAVEKEKSVPAAAQGEDPLREKSCAREQPTATLQGRAEGDAAEAADKPQAQRPPLKPIPFRVVQMPVKLAPASREASGTGTKDGQKPHTQRVTLHQWVSQIATNSLSLPALPPLPPARFGVGDDAKPSIRRKKQIRPPADRFTCSVCDKSFPYQSKLMDHERIHTGEKPFACPACSKSFRTQAFLNNHLKTHSTARPYACGQCGKCFNKLQSLTKHMLAHSGQKPFYCNICNKGFTQSTYFKRHMECHTSQMTFPCKHCTKSFPTAFKLTNHERWHTRDRPHMCERCGKRFLVPSLLKRHMGYHIGDRQYLCSQCGKTFVYLSDLKRHQQDHVPKAKIPCPVCQKKFSSKYCLRVHLRIHTRERPYRCSICEKTFTQVGNLKVHIRLHTNERPFSCDVCGKTYKLASHLNVHKRTHTCKKPWTCETCGKGFSVPGLLKKHEQLHLRDANPDFAGKRRHRGKHKKHSLKRKYDEEDEGSDDY from the exons ATGGAGAAACGATCCCACACCGCAG GTGTTGGAGgttccctccctctgtcctccctccgtTTGATGGcgtcccctctgcagctgacaTACTCGTACATATGGCAGGTCATACGGCAGAGAAAAGTCAAGCAGTACGGCAAAGTGGAGGAGTTTGTGACCATGGTGACGCAGACGGTTCCCGAGCTCATCAGCTTCAAGCAGACTGCCCAGCTCGTCCTGGGGCTCAGAGCAAGG ATCATTTTGGATTTGCTTCAAAAAGACGGACCACCAGATTCCAGAGCTATTCAAACTCTTATAAATAAGTTGAAGGTCTCTTCATCTATAGGG AAGGATGCAGAAGTGGAGAAATCTCAAACAAATTTCATGGTACTGGTCCAGAATCTGCTTAAAAACCCAGCTGAAAGAAAACGCTTCTTCCAG GACGTGTTTCCTGTTCAGTACGGCATAAAGTTTGATACGGCGCTGCAGGCTCTGACTGCCAGTCTGGTGTGCAAGCTGGAGCAAGTTCTTCCTGTTCCCAATCTCTCCCAG CTTGGAGCCATGATCTCAGCAGATCTCTCCGTCCTGGAGGCGTGTGGGGGCTTCATCCCGGACACCCGGGACCTGAAGACTCTCCTCCTGCACCAGCAGGCCAAGGGACTCCTTGGTGTTAAAG CAACAGTCTCGTCCTCGGTGGGAAACTGTGTGCTGTCTTCACTCGCCTTCCGGCCCAAACCGGTAGaacccccgccgccgccgccacaagAACCACCAAAGCAGTTAGAGGCGGTCCAAACCGGCCCAGACTCCCTCAGTGACACGGAAGACCTTGGAGTGATGTCGGACCACCCTGCGAGCCCCGCAGAACCAGCCGCTGCACCGCAGGGGCAAAATCAGAAATCGGCCGGCGTGGCGGTTGAAAAGGAAAAGAGTgtcccagcagcagctcagggGGAGGATCCGTTGCGGGAGAAAAGTTGTGCACGGGAACAGCCCACCGCAACTCTCCAAGGGAGAGCGGAAGGTGACGCGGCGGAAGCGGCAGATAAACCGCAGGCCCAGCGGCCGCCCTTGAAGCCGATCCCCTTCCGCGTGGTCCAGATGCCGGTCAAACTCGCCCCCGCCTCGCGGGAGGCGAGCGGCACGGGAACAAAAGACGGCCAGAAGCCTCACACCCAGCGTGTCACCTTGCACCAGTGGGTGTCGCAGATCGCCACAAACTCGCTCTCGCTGCCGGCCCTGCCCCCGCTGCCCCCGGCCAGGTTTGGCGTCGGGGACGACGCCAAGCCGAGCATCCGGCGGAAAAAGCAGATCCGGCCCCCGGCGGACCGGTTCACCTGCAGCGTGTGCGACAAGAGCTTCCCGTACCAGTCCAAGCTAATGGACCACGAGCGCatccacacgggggagaagccgTTCGCGTGCCCGGCGTGCAGCAAGAGCTTTCGGACGCAGGCGTTCCTCAACAACCACCTGAAGACCCACAGCACGGCGCGCCCGTACGCGTGCGGCCAGTGCGGCAAGTGCTTCAACAAGCTGCAGAGCCTGACGAAGCACATGCTGGCCCACAGCGGGCAGAAGCCCTTCTACTGCAACATCTGCAACAAGGGCTTCACGCAGTCCACCTACTTCAAGCGGCACATGGAGTGCCACACGAGCCAGATGACGTTCCCCTGCAAGCACTGCACCAAGAGCTTCCCGACGGCGTTCAAGCTGACCAACCACGAGCGCTGGCACACGCGGGACCGGCCGCACATGTGCGAGCGCTGCGGGAAGAGGTTCCTCGTGCCGAGCCTGCTGAAGAGGCACATGGGCTACCACATCGGGGACCGCCAGTACCTCTGCTCGCAGTGCGGCAAGACCTTCGTCTACCTGTCGGACCTGAAGAGGCACCAGCAGGACCACGTGCCCAAGGCCAAGATCCCGTGCCCCGTGTGCCAGAAGAAGTTCTCCAGCAAGTACTGCCTGAGGGTCCACCTGAGGATCCACACGCGGGAGAGGCCCTACCGGTGCTCCATCTGCGAGAAGACCTTCACGCAGGTGGGGAACCTGAAGGTGCACATCCGGCTGCACACCAACGAGCGCCCGTTCAGCTGCGACGTGTGCGGGAAGACCTACAAGCTGGCGTCCCACCTGAACGTCCACAAAAGGACCCACACGTGCAAGAAGCCCTGGACGTGCGAGACGTGCGGGAAGGGCTTCTCCGTCCCCGGCCTCCTGAAGAAGCACGAGCAGCTGCACCTGCGGGACGCGAACCCGGACTTCGCCGGCAAGCGGCGGCACCGGGGCAAGCACAAGAAGCACTCGCTCAAGAGGAAgtacgacgaggaggacgagggcagCGACGACTATTAG
- the LOC119211152 gene encoding uncharacterized protein LOC119211152 isoform X1, producing MEKKVCVCDTVTQPVGGLSSVSTDPSGLEADCQPIARFHYALGHHRRTHNELCLRAANTSFHAPDLSNHRSLLLMRKKILNAPCLLLSLCTSLNICSGKFGTPITDDVSKLSLLKQNMPSDYEIPVSSIPKEVAGPCWVVLNIYPLEQSLRKLASRFGAISSNRENIIVFIAMLKNLRFTFDHEELETVMQVFQCHYQEERLMSAPYFDYIKDVLHAASHGTSGFSCKPPPCLNPRETPGGLEEGRENSWSKRTPLLLALIPFTACVVVLVYLVKSGRLLPACNTENSHMAPSDAIPTVSVSIPLQTLAHAADTQPVGEAIPQHESG from the exons atggaaaaaaaagtgtgtgtgtgtgacacagtgACTCAGCCTGTAGGCGGCCTCTCCAGCGTCTCAACAGATCCGTCTGGACTGGAAGCAGACTGCCAGCCCATCGCCAGGTTTCACTACGCGCTCGGACATCACAGGCGGACACACAATGAGCTCTGTCTTCGAGCTGCAAACACTTCATTTCACGCACCGGATTTGAGCAACCACAGATCTTTGCTCCTTATGAGGAAGAAA ATCTTGAATGCACCTTGTCTCCTCTTGAGTCTGTGCACAAGTTTGAACATCTGCTCCGGAAAATTTGGGACACCGATAACTGATGATGTGAGCAAGCTGTCCTTATTG AAGCAGAACATGCCCTCCGATTATGAGATCCCTGTCAGTTCCATTCCCAAAGAAGTG GCCGGCCCGTGCTGGGTGGTGCTGAATATCTATCCTTTGGAGCAAAGTCTTCGCAAGCTGGCCAGCAGGTTCGGCGCCATCTCGTCCAACAGAGAAAACATCATTGTCTTCATTGCAATGCTGAAGAATCTACGCTTCACCTTTGACCATGAAGAACTG GAAACAGTGATGCAAGTGTTCCAGTGTCACTATCAGGAGGAGCGCTTGATGTCTGCTCCTTACTTTGACTACATCAAAGATGTCTTACATGCCGCCTCTCACGGAACATCTGGCTTCTCTTGCAAGCCGCCACCGTGCCTTAATCCACGAGAAACGCCAG GGGGTCTGGAGGAGGGTCGGGAGAACAGCTGGTCCAAGAGAACTCCCTTGCTTCTGGCTCTCATCCCCTTCACAGCTTGTGTTGTTGTCCTAGTGTACCTG gtcAAGTCCGGGAGGCTTCTGCCAGCGTGCAACACAGAAAATAGCCACATGGCCCCTTCTGACGCGATCCCAACTGTGTCCGTCTCCATCCCGCTCCAGACACTCGCCCACGCTGCTGACACACAGCCGGTGGGGGAGGCGATCCCCCAACACGAGAGCGGATGA
- the LOC119211152 gene encoding uncharacterized protein LOC119211152 isoform X2 has protein sequence MPSDYEIPVSSIPKEVAGPCWVVLNIYPLEQSLRKLASRFGAISSNRENIIVFIAMLKNLRFTFDHEELETVMQVFQCHYQEERLMSAPYFDYIKDVLHAASHGTSGFSCKPPPCLNPRETPGGLEEGRENSWSKRTPLLLALIPFTACVVVLVYLVKSGRLLPACNTENSHMAPSDAIPTVSVSIPLQTLAHAADTQPVGEAIPQHESG, from the exons ATGCCCTCCGATTATGAGATCCCTGTCAGTTCCATTCCCAAAGAAGTG GCCGGCCCGTGCTGGGTGGTGCTGAATATCTATCCTTTGGAGCAAAGTCTTCGCAAGCTGGCCAGCAGGTTCGGCGCCATCTCGTCCAACAGAGAAAACATCATTGTCTTCATTGCAATGCTGAAGAATCTACGCTTCACCTTTGACCATGAAGAACTG GAAACAGTGATGCAAGTGTTCCAGTGTCACTATCAGGAGGAGCGCTTGATGTCTGCTCCTTACTTTGACTACATCAAAGATGTCTTACATGCCGCCTCTCACGGAACATCTGGCTTCTCTTGCAAGCCGCCACCGTGCCTTAATCCACGAGAAACGCCAG GGGGTCTGGAGGAGGGTCGGGAGAACAGCTGGTCCAAGAGAACTCCCTTGCTTCTGGCTCTCATCCCCTTCACAGCTTGTGTTGTTGTCCTAGTGTACCTG gtcAAGTCCGGGAGGCTTCTGCCAGCGTGCAACACAGAAAATAGCCACATGGCCCCTTCTGACGCGATCCCAACTGTGTCCGTCTCCATCCCGCTCCAGACACTCGCCCACGCTGCTGACACACAGCCGGTGGGGGAGGCGATCCCCCAACACGAGAGCGGATGA